One window from the genome of Actinomycetota bacterium encodes:
- the purN gene encoding phosphoribosylglycinamide formyltransferase: MALVDAIDRDATFGGQVVVVGSDRPGCLGLERARQRGILTVVEAVDAHSDRPTWERALVGRLQQHRPDVVVLAGFMRLLSPAFLAGWPQAVVNVHPSLLPAFPGAHGVRDALAHGVKVTGTTVHIVDEHVDHGPIIAQRPVEVREDDDVTTLHERIKDVEHDLLPAAVKLVCHGRVRIEGRRTRILPAVDARALTTLDLADAERIP, from the coding sequence ATGGCCCTGGTCGATGCGATCGACCGGGACGCGACGTTCGGGGGGCAGGTCGTCGTGGTCGGGAGCGACCGTCCCGGCTGTCTCGGACTGGAACGTGCTCGCCAGCGCGGCATCCTGACCGTGGTCGAGGCCGTCGATGCCCACTCCGACCGGCCGACCTGGGAGCGAGCCCTGGTCGGGCGGCTTCAGCAGCACCGGCCTGACGTGGTGGTCCTCGCCGGATTCATGCGGCTGCTGTCACCGGCCTTCCTCGCTGGTTGGCCGCAGGCGGTCGTCAACGTCCACCCGTCGTTGCTCCCCGCCTTCCCTGGCGCCCACGGCGTCCGAGACGCCCTCGCCCACGGGGTCAAGGTGACCGGCACCACGGTGCACATCGTCGACGAGCACGTCGATCACGGCCCGATCATCGCCCAACGGCCCGTCGAGGTCCGCGAGGACGACGACGTGACCACGCTCCACGAGCGCATCAAGGACGTGGAGCACGACCTGCTGCCGGCCGCCGTGAAGCTGGTCTGCCACGGTCGCGTCCGGATCGAGGGCCGCCGCACCCGGATCCTGCCGGCCGTCGACGCGCGCGCGCTCACGACACTCGATCTGGCCGACGCCGAGAGGATCCCGTGA
- the purH gene encoding bifunctional phosphoribosylaminoimidazolecarboxamide formyltransferase/IMP cyclohydrolase: MTTSPQHPPVRRALISVHDKRGVAELAAGLAELGIAIVSTGSTARLIAAAGVAVTEAAAVTGFPECLDGRVKTLHPRLHAGILADRSKPEHLAQLDQLGIDPVDLVVVNLYPFRETVAAGAADAAVAEMIDIGGPTLVRGAAKNHAGVTVVVDPDDYDTVLLSQLRHHGGLDATTRHQLAAKAFRHTAAYDAAIAAWFQRDEPFPVQYGPVFERVQVLRYGENPHQRAAYYADSSQDRWGLASAVQHHGKELSYNNLLDTDAAWAIVNEFPRPCVAIIKHTNPAGVALADDLPTAYQRALEGDPVSAFGGIVAANRRVDAATAELIAAVFTEVVVAPGYDGDALDVLGTKANLRVLEIVRPAVAVVRDDPELPGAPPAAVRSIAGGLLVQDADVAPPARHEWRTVSSATADDATMSDLSFAWTVAKHVKSNAIVVVRDQQVVGIGAGQMSRVDAVRLAVDKSRDRSAGAVLASDAFFPFRDGPDAAAAAGVVAIIQPGGSVRDDEVVAAADEHGLVMVLTGRRHFRH, from the coding sequence GTGACCACCTCGCCGCAACACCCACCGGTGCGCCGGGCGTTGATCAGCGTGCACGACAAGCGCGGCGTGGCCGAGCTCGCCGCCGGCCTGGCGGAGCTCGGCATCGCGATCGTGTCGACCGGGTCGACCGCGCGACTGATCGCCGCCGCAGGGGTGGCCGTCACCGAGGCGGCAGCCGTGACCGGCTTCCCCGAGTGCCTTGACGGCCGGGTCAAGACGTTGCACCCGCGGCTGCACGCGGGGATCCTCGCCGACCGTTCCAAGCCCGAGCACCTCGCGCAGCTCGACCAGCTCGGGATCGACCCGGTCGACCTCGTCGTCGTCAACCTCTACCCGTTCCGCGAGACGGTCGCGGCCGGCGCGGCCGACGCCGCGGTCGCGGAGATGATCGACATCGGCGGACCGACGCTCGTGCGCGGCGCCGCCAAGAACCACGCCGGGGTCACGGTGGTCGTCGACCCCGACGACTACGACACGGTGCTGCTGAGCCAACTGCGTCACCACGGCGGGCTGGACGCCACGACGCGTCACCAGCTCGCGGCCAAAGCCTTCCGTCACACCGCCGCCTACGACGCGGCCATCGCGGCGTGGTTCCAGCGCGACGAGCCGTTCCCGGTGCAGTACGGGCCCGTCTTCGAGCGGGTCCAGGTGCTGCGGTACGGCGAGAACCCGCACCAACGCGCCGCCTACTACGCCGACTCGTCGCAGGACCGGTGGGGCCTGGCGTCCGCTGTCCAGCACCACGGCAAGGAACTGTCCTACAACAACCTGCTCGACACCGATGCGGCATGGGCGATCGTGAACGAGTTCCCCCGGCCGTGCGTTGCGATCATCAAGCACACCAACCCAGCCGGGGTCGCGCTCGCCGACGACCTTCCGACCGCCTACCAGCGGGCACTGGAAGGTGATCCGGTGTCGGCCTTCGGGGGGATCGTGGCCGCCAACCGCCGGGTCGACGCGGCCACCGCCGAGCTGATCGCCGCGGTGTTCACCGAGGTCGTGGTCGCCCCCGGGTACGACGGCGACGCGTTGGACGTGCTCGGCACCAAGGCGAACCTGCGCGTGCTGGAGATCGTGCGGCCGGCGGTGGCCGTGGTCCGCGACGACCCCGAGCTCCCCGGCGCCCCGCCCGCTGCGGTCCGAAGCATCGCGGGCGGCCTGCTCGTCCAGGACGCCGACGTCGCACCGCCGGCGCGGCACGAGTGGCGGACGGTGAGCAGCGCGACCGCCGACGACGCCACGATGTCGGATCTGAGCTTCGCGTGGACGGTGGCCAAACACGTGAAGTCGAACGCGATCGTCGTCGTCCGCGACCAGCAGGTCGTGGGCATCGGCGCCGGCCAGATGAGCCGCGTTGACGCGGTCCGGCTGGCGGTGGACAAGTCGCGGGATCGCAGCGCCGGTGCGGTGCTGGCCAGCGACGCGTTCTTCCCGTTCCGTGACGGCCCGGACGCCGCCGCCGCAGCCGGGGTCGTGGCGATCATCCAGCCCGGCGGCTCCGTCCGCGACGACGAGGTCGTCGCCGCAGCCGACGAGCACGGCCTCGTGATGGTCCTCACCGGCCGGCGACACTTCCGTCATTGA
- the folD gene encoding bifunctional methylenetetrahydrofolate dehydrogenase/methenyltetrahydrofolate cyclohydrolase FolD — translation MTARVLDGRDLAQRQRARIADEVAALERDHGITPGLAAVLVGDDPASKVYVDAKHRACQAVGIASRQVELHSATTEPELLEVIELLNADDAIDGILVQLPLPLSIGPTTIQEAVDPAKDVDALHPESAGRLLAGDPTFMPCTPYGILEMLRDAQVDLVGARVVVVGRSILVGRPLSVLLSSKGVDATVVQTHSRTKDLPGECRRADVLVAAVGVPRLVLADWVRPGAVVIDVGINRLEDGRLVGDVDFDRVKEVAGAISPVPGGVGPMTVTMLLQNTLEAARARHGLPRRP, via the coding sequence GTGACCGCCAGAGTGCTCGACGGGCGGGACCTCGCCCAACGCCAACGCGCACGCATCGCCGACGAGGTCGCCGCGCTCGAGCGCGACCACGGCATCACCCCCGGCCTCGCCGCGGTCCTGGTCGGCGACGATCCGGCCTCGAAGGTCTACGTCGACGCCAAGCACCGCGCATGCCAGGCCGTGGGCATCGCCAGCCGGCAGGTCGAGCTCCACTCCGCCACGACCGAGCCGGAGCTGCTGGAGGTGATCGAGCTGCTCAACGCCGACGACGCCATCGACGGGATCCTGGTGCAGCTGCCGCTCCCGCTGAGCATCGGGCCGACCACCATCCAGGAGGCGGTCGACCCGGCCAAGGACGTCGACGCGTTGCATCCCGAGTCGGCGGGGCGGCTGCTGGCCGGCGACCCGACCTTCATGCCCTGTACCCCCTACGGGATCCTGGAGATGCTCCGCGACGCCCAGGTCGACCTGGTCGGCGCACGAGTGGTCGTCGTGGGCCGCTCGATCCTCGTGGGCCGGCCGCTGTCGGTGCTGCTGTCGAGCAAGGGCGTCGACGCGACGGTGGTTCAGACCCACTCGCGCACCAAGGACCTTCCCGGTGAGTGCCGCCGAGCCGATGTGCTGGTCGCGGCGGTGGGGGTCCCACGGCTGGTGCTCGCCGACTGGGTGCGCCCCGGGGCGGTGGTGATCGATGTCGGCATCAACCGGCTCGAAGACGGCAGGCTGGTCGGCGACGTCGACTTCGACCGGGTCAAGGAGGTGGCCGGCGCGATCTCGCCGGTCCCGGGCGGGGTCGGACCGATGACGGTGACGATGCTGCTGCAGAACACGCTCGAGGCGGCCCGGGCGCGGCACGGGCTGCCACGCCGGCCGTGA
- a CDS encoding malate dehydrogenase has protein sequence MARPIRIAVTGAAGQISYALLPRIASGDMFGGVTPVVLQLVEIPAAMGALRGVAMELEDCALPLLEGIELSDDPHDGFDGANVVLLLGAKPRGKGQERQDLIRENGPIFAGHGEAIAAVAADDVRVLVVGNPANTNALIAQSNAEGVPPERFTAMTRLDENRATAQLAHKGDVPVTEVTHVAIWGNHSATQFPDFEHARIGGQPAADVINDRDWLVETFIPTVQERGAAIIDARGQSSAMSAANAVVGHIGDWLGGTPTPHGHWESMAVLSDGSYGVDEGLMCSFPVRADGDGNYDIVDDLELSEFARERIDLSVAELREERDVVADLL, from the coding sequence ATGGCCCGGCCGATCCGGATCGCCGTCACAGGAGCCGCCGGCCAGATCTCCTACGCGCTCCTGCCGCGGATCGCATCGGGAGACATGTTCGGCGGGGTCACGCCGGTCGTCCTGCAACTGGTCGAGATCCCCGCGGCCATGGGTGCACTGCGTGGCGTGGCCATGGAGCTCGAGGACTGCGCCTTGCCGCTCCTGGAGGGGATCGAGCTGAGCGACGACCCTCATGACGGCTTCGACGGTGCCAACGTGGTCCTGCTCCTGGGAGCCAAACCGCGCGGCAAGGGCCAGGAACGCCAGGATCTGATCCGCGAGAACGGGCCGATCTTCGCCGGGCACGGCGAGGCGATCGCGGCCGTGGCCGCCGACGACGTGCGGGTCCTGGTCGTCGGGAACCCGGCGAACACCAACGCGCTGATCGCGCAGTCCAACGCCGAGGGAGTGCCGCCCGAGCGGTTCACCGCCATGACCCGTCTCGACGAGAACCGCGCCACCGCCCAACTGGCGCACAAGGGCGACGTGCCGGTCACCGAGGTAACCCACGTTGCGATCTGGGGCAACCACAGCGCGACGCAGTTCCCCGACTTCGAGCACGCCCGCATCGGCGGACAACCCGCAGCCGACGTGATCAACGACCGCGACTGGCTCGTGGAGACGTTCATCCCCACGGTGCAGGAGCGGGGCGCCGCCATCATCGACGCGCGCGGGCAGTCCTCGGCGATGTCCGCCGCGAACGCCGTGGTCGGCCACATCGGTGACTGGCTCGGCGGGACGCCGACCCCGCACGGCCACTGGGAGTCGATGGCGGTGCTGTCGGACGGCTCGTACGGGGTCGACGAGGGACTGATGTGCAGCTTCCCCGTTCGCGCCGACGGGGATGGCAACTACGACATCGTCGATGACCTCGAACTGTCGGAGTTCGCCCGGGAACGCATCGATCTGTCGGTTGCAGAGCTGCGCGAGGAGCGCGACGTGGTCGCCGACCTGCTCTAG